One segment of Setaria viridis chromosome 4, Setaria_viridis_v4.0, whole genome shotgun sequence DNA contains the following:
- the LOC117853395 gene encoding pentatricopeptide repeat-containing protein At1g62260, mitochondrial yields the protein MRRWPPRIPVPAAVARRRAAAGATSTAADSTDDLIRQHNRSIAALLRRGRFAAARRLFDALPARSVVTWNSLLAALSRRGDVLAARSFFDSMPVLDAFSWNTLLAAYARSPHPDHLAAARRLFDEMPQRDAVTWNTLLGAYARRGLMDEAQSLFNDMPQRNTTSWNTMVTGFFAVGQAKKALDVFEAMPVKDSASLSAMVSGFIRNGWLREADVLLTKHLRATDMDKAVDAYSTLIAAYGQAGRVADARRLFDMIPKEQSQHKGHKRRVFERNVVSWNSMMMCYIRTGDVCSARALFDEMPGKDLVSWNTMIAGYTQASDMEEAEKLFWEVPEPDAVTWNLMMRGFTQKGDVEHARGFFDVMPERSTITWNTMISGYEQNKDYDGTIKLFQRMLEAGERPNHHTLSSVLAACASLATLRLGAQLHQLIEKSFLPDTAICNALITMYSRCGELTNAKAIFSQMHTQKDLVSWNALIGGYEHHGHAIEALQLFKEMRDAKVAPSHITFISLLSACGNSGLVSEGRVVFHTMVREYCLDARVEHYAALVNLIGRHGQLEDALEVIKSMPIAPDRAVWGAFLGACTAKKNEQLAQMAAKALSEIDPESSAPYVLMHNLHAHEGRWGSASVVREDMERQGIHKHPGCSWIDMHDKVHVFVSGDTSHPLTHEIFSVLECFYRSCRDWS from the coding sequence ATGCGGAGATGGCCGCCTCGCATACCGGTCCCGGCTGCCgtcgcacgccgccgcgccgccgccggcgccacatCAACGGCTGCGGACTCCACCGACGACCTTATCCGCCAACACAACCGCTCCATCGCagcgctcctccgccgcggccgcttcGCCGCCGCTCGGCGCCTCTTCGACGCGCTCCCGGCCCGCTCCGTCGTCACCTGGAACTCGctcctcgcggcgctctctCGCCGCGGCGACGTACTCGCGGCGCGCTCCTTCTTCGACTCCATGCCAGTGCTGGACGCCTTCTCGTGGAACACGCTCCTCGCCGCGTACGCGCGGTCTCCGCACCCGGACCACCtcgcggccgcgcgccgcctgttcgatgaaatgcccCAGCGCGACGCCGTCACGTGGAACACACTTCTCGGCGCCTACGCGCGCCGCGGGCTCATGGACGAAGCCCAGAGTCTGTTCAACGATATGCCGCAGAGGAACACGACTTCTTGGAACACAATGGTCACTGGGTTCTTTGCTGTTGGCCAAGCGAAGAAGGCACTGGACGTGTTTGAGGCAATGCCTGTCAAGGACTCTGCGTCGCTGTCTGCTATGGTCTCTGGCTTTATCAGGAATGGCTGGTTGCGTGAGGCTGATGTGCTTTTGACAAAGCACCTGAGGGCAACGGACATGGACAAGGCTGTTGATGCTTACAGCACCCTGATTGCTGCTTATGGACAAGCCGGGAGGGTTGCCGATGCAAGGAGGTTGTTTGATATGATTCCAAAAGAACAGAGCCAGCACAAGGGGCATAAGAGGAGGGTGTTTGAGAGGAATGTTGTTTCATGGAACTCGATGATGATGTGCTATATCAGAACTGGAGATGTTTGCTCAGCCAGGGCATTGTTTGATGAGATGCCAGGTAAGGACTTGGTGTCATGGAACACTATGATTGCAGGGTACACTCAAGCCTCAGACATGGAGGAGGCAGAGAAGCTGTTTTGGGAAGTGCCAGAGCCTGATGCAGTGACCTGGAATTTGATGATGCGGGGGTTTACACAAAAGGGGGATGTGGAACATGCTCGGGGATTCTTCGATGTGATGCCAGAGCGTAGCACAATCACGTGGAATACAATGATATCAGGTTATGAGCAAAACAAGGATTATGATGGTACAATCAAGCTATTTCAAAGGATGCTAGAAGCTGGTGAGAGGCCTAACCATCACACTTTGTCTTCAGTTCTAGCAGCATGTGCATCACTTGCTACGTTGCGCCTTGGGGCTCAGCTCCACCAACTCATTGAGAAGTCATTTCTGCCAGATACCGCAATCTGCAATGCACTTATAACAATGTACTCCAGATGTGGTGAACTAACCAATGCGAAAGCCATCTTCAGCCAGATGCATACACAAAAAGATTTAGTTTCTTGGAATGCGCTGATAGGAGGTTATGAGCATCATGGTCATGCTATAGAAGCCTTGCAGCTGTTCAAGGAGATGAGGGATGCCAAGGTTGCGCCAAGTCACATAACTTTTATTTCTCTCCTGAGTGCATGTGGAAATTCTGGCCTTGTCTCTGAAGGACGGGTGGTTTTTCATACCATGGTTCGTGAGTATTGCCTTGATGCTAGGGTTGAGCACTATGCTGCGCTTGTCAATCTCATAGGACGACACGGCCAGCTTGAGGATGCATTGGAGGTGATAAAGAGCATGCCAATTGCTCCAGACCGAGCTGTGTGGGGGGCATTCCTGGGAGCCTGCACTGCTAAAAAAAATGAACAGCTGGCTCAAATGGCTGCCAAGGCATTATCGGAGATTGATCCTGAGAGTTCTGCTCCATATGTTTTGATGCATAACTTACATGCCCATGAGGGGAGATGGGGAAGTGCATCTGTGGTTCGAGAAGATATGGAACGGCAAGGCATTCACAAGCATCCAGGGTGCAGTTGGATTGATATGCACGACAAGGTGCATGTCTTCGTCTCAGGGGATACCTCACATCCCCTTACCCATGAGATCTTTTCAGTCCTAGAATGTTTTTATAGGTCATGTAGAGATTGGAGTTAG
- the LOC117853396 gene encoding uncharacterized protein translates to MGDKADWGDTFLRHLIDACKEEIEAGNRPMGIFTTTGWKNVVSKFAEKSGDTRTKKQLKNKLDLLKKEYVTFMEFKNCATGLGWDEAKQTIDCSDEWWDEHLARCNNREKGIKCHHIKFRKQGPKFLDDLHILFGKAHVTGSSASCPGDISSDEASDDNVDEVVKPTQKDMTVNLGKRKRKGTSIGVEEKDEKSPFFRLYKSTCLKIENAVESISTSVEASSAPPTNLVSTITKTMKMVKECGVQEGTALMHTAASLIVKPEFRELFSSLETTKGRLDLIERELEKEMMKRH, encoded by the exons ATGGGTGATAAGGCGGATTGGGGTGATACTTTTTTAAGGCATTTGATTGATGCttgcaaagaagagattgaagcagggaataggccgatgggaattttcactactaccggttggaagaacgttgtttccaagtttgcagaaaaatccggtgatacgagaacaaaaaaacaattgaagaacaagttagatcTTCTGAAAAAGGAGTATGTCACGTTTATGGAGTTCAAGAATTGTGCAACTGGTCTTGGATGGGATGAGGCAAAACAAACTATTGACTGCTCAGATGAATGGTGGGACGAACACCTTGCT AGATGCAACAATCGTGAGAAAGGAATCAAATGCCACCATATAAAGTTTCGAAAACAAGGACCCAAGTTCCTCGATGACCTGCATATCTTGTTTGGCAAGGCACATGTAACTGGGTCTTCTGCATCCTGTCCTGGAGATATATCATCCGATGAGGCAAGTGATGATAATGTGGATGAGGTAGTGAAACCTACGCAGAAGGATATGACAGTGAACCTAGGAAAAAGGAAACGCAAGGGTACCTCTATTGgtgttgaagagaaggatgagaagagcccattctttCGTTTGTACAAGTCCActtgtttgaagatagaaaatgctGTAGAGAGTATCTCCACAAGTGTTgaagcatcatcagctcctccaactAACCTAGTTTCTACCATTACAAAGactatgaagatggtgaaagaaTGTGGGGTGCAAGAAGGAACTGCTCTAATGCACACAGCCGCTTCCTTAATTGTTAAACCTGAATTTAGGGAGCTCTTTAGCTCTCTAGAAACAACTAAAGGCAGACTGGATTTGATTGAGAGGGAGCTAGaaaaggagatgatgaagcgCCACTGA
- the LOC117853397 gene encoding protein RKD1: MQDEIAFWTRSAKLLLRWDADELDAIFNDDVLKHWDEMEQADSKAEDGHTTKGLPLLCYGEEKEVSSNSGTMVVGADQQRVRPEAETVLTFELVSQYFYMPIMQAARELNVGLTLLKKRCRELGIPRWPHRKMKSLQSLINNVLQEAGKATGEEQLRAMVEMLQQEKQLLEQRPYVQLDEKTKRLRQACFKANYKKRRLLALEAGEAPRSHKY, from the exons ATGCAAGATGAGATTGCCTTCTGGACTCGTAGCGCTAAGCTTCTCCTTCGCTGGGATGCAGATGAGCTCGACGCCATCTTTAACGACGACGTGCTAAAGCATTGGGACGAGATGGAGCAAGCTGACAGCAAGGCAGAGGACGGCCACACCACCAAGGGGTTGCCGCTGCTCTGCTACGGCGAAGAGAAGGAAGTCTCCTCCAACTCCGGCACCATGGTCGTCGGAGCAGACCAGCAGCGCGTGAGGCCAGAGGCGGAGACGGTCCTGACGTTCGAGCTCGTGTCGCAGTACTTCTACATGCCGATCAtgcaggcggcgcgggagctcaACGTCGGTCTGACCCTCCTCAAGAAGCGGTGCCGGGAGCTCGGCATCCCGAGGTGGCCGCACCGCAAGATGAAGAGCCTGCAGTCCCTCATCAACAAT GTCCTGCAGGAGGCGGGCAAGGCGACAGGGGAGGAGCAGCTGCGGGCGATGGTGGAGATGCTGCAGCAGGAGAAGCAGCTCCTGGAGCAGAGGCCGTATGTTCAGCTCGACGAGAAGACGAAGAGGCTCCGGCAGGCCTGCTTCAAGGCCAACTACAAGAAGAGGCGGCTCTTGGCTCTTGAAGCTGGAGAGGCACCAAGATCCCACAAGTACTGA
- the LOC117851911 gene encoding ATP-dependent zinc metalloprotease FTSH 6, chloroplastic yields MSRTAMSLTMTSRLPICRAQDVSKQASPQQQKRAPPSAKATPPSTPDATGGLNRRRLLQSAGLGLGLGLAAGDPARARAETAAAAPPPALAPEDPTSNRMSYSRFLDYLDAGAVRKVDFFENGTVAVVELDDPALASRTHRVRVQLPGLPPELLRKLRDRGVDFAAHPVEPNPGLVLLDFLLNFGFPLLFVATLIWRSVTINNPGAGGGPNLPFGLGKSKAKFQMEPNTGITFDDVAGVDEAKQDFQEIVQFLKSPEKFAALGARIPKGVLLVGPPGTGKTLLAKAIAGEAGVPFFSLSGSEFIEMFVGVGASRVRDLFNKAKENAPCLVFIDEVDAVGRQRGTGIGGGNDEREQTLNQLLTEMDGFAGDSGVIVIAATNRPEILDAALLRPGRFDRQVSVGLPDVRGREEILRVHSSNKKLDPDVSLSVVAMRTPGFSGADLANLMNEAAILAGRRGKDRITVKEIDDSIDRIVAGLEGTSMTDGKSKMLVAYHEIGHAVCATLTPGHDEVQKVTLIPRGQARGLTWFLPGEDPTLVSKQQIFARIVGGLGGRAAEEVIFGEPEVTTGAAGDLQQVTQVARQMVTTFGMSEIGPWALVEPATQSGDVVMRMLARNSMSEKLAADIDAAVKRIVDQAYEVAKEHVRRNRAAIDQLVDVLMEKETLSGDEFRAILSEHVDIVKEQRETAARTELVTA; encoded by the exons ATGTCGCGAACGGCCATGTCGCTGACGATGACGAGCCGCCTGCCCATCTGCCGGGCGCAGGACGTGTCCAAGCAAGCGTCCCCACAGCAACAGAAGCGCGCGCCTCCCTCGGCCAAGGCCACGCCTCCTTCCACTCCGGACGCCACAGGGGGGCTCAACAGGAGACGGCTGCTCCAGTCCGCGGGGCTGGGCCTCGggctcggcctcgccgcgggAGACCCAGCGCGGGCGCGTgccgagacggcggcggcagcgccgccccccgcgctGGCGCCCGAGGACCCGACGTCGAACCGGATGTCCTACTCGCGGTTCCTCGACTacctcgacgccggcgcggtgcgGAAGGTGGACTTCTTCGAGAACGGCACGGTGGCCGTCGTGGAGCTGGACGACCCGGCGCTGGCGTCCAGGACGCACCGCGTGCGGGTGCAGCTCCCGGGCCTGCCCCCCGAGCTTCTCCGGAAGCTCCGGGACAGGGGCGTCGACTTCGCCGCGCACCCCGTGGAGCCCAACCCGGGGCTCGTGCTCCTCGACTTCCTCCTCAACTTCGGGTTCCCGCTCCTCTTCGTCGCCACGCTGATCTGGAGGTCGGTCACCATAAACAACCCCGGTGCCGGCGGGGGGCCCAACCTGCCGTTCGGGCTTGGGAAGTCCAAGGCCAAGTTCCAGATGGAGCCCAACACGGGGATCACGTTCGACGACGTCGCCGGTGTGGACGAGGCCAAGCAGGACTTCCAGGAGATCGTGCAGTTCCTCAAGTCGCCGGAGAAGTTCGCGGCGCTCGGGGCGAGGATACCCAAGGGCGTGCTGCTGGTGGGCCCGCCGGGGACGGGGAAGACGCTGCTGGCGAAGGCCATCGCGGGGGAGGCCGGCGTGCCCTTCTTCTCGCTGTCCGGCTCCGAGTTCATCGAGATGTTCGTCGGCGTGGGCGCGTCGCGGGTGCGGGACCTCTTCAACAAGGCCAAGGAGAACGCGCCGTGCCTCGTCTTCATCGACGAGGTCGACGCCGTCGGCCGCCAGCGCGGGACGGGCATCGGCGGCGGGAACGATGAGAGGGAGCAGACGCTGAACCAGCTGCTGACGGAGATGGACGGGTTCGCCGGCGACAGCGGCGTCATCGTGATCGCCGCCACCAACCGGCCGGAGATCCTCGATGCCGCGCTGCTCCGCCCCGGCCGCTTCGACCGCCAGGTCAGCGTCGGGCTCCCCGACGTGCGCGGCCGGGAGGAGATCCTCAGGGTGCACAGCTCCAACAAGAAGCTGGACCCGGACGTGTCGCTCAGCGTGGTAGCCATGCGCACCCCCGGGTTCAGCGGCGCCGACCTCGCCAACCTCATGAACGAGGCCGccatcctcgccggccgccgcggcaagGACCGCATCACCGTCAAGGAGATCGACGACTCCATCGACCGCATCGTCGCGGGCCTCGAGGGCACCAGCATGACCGACGGCAAGAGCAAGATGCTCGTCGCCTACCACGAGATCGGCCACGCCGTTTGCGC GACGCTGACGCCAGGGCACGACGAGGTGCAGAAGGTGACGCTGATCCCGCGGGGGCAGGCGCGCGGGCTGACATGGTTCCTGCCGGGTGAGGACCCGACGCTGGTGTCCAAGCAGCAGATCTTCGCGCGCATCGTGGGCGGGCTCGGGGggcgcgccgccgaggaggtgATCTTCGGGGAGCCCGAGGTGacgacgggcgcggcgggggaCCTGCAGCAGGTGACGCAGGTGGCGCGGCAGATGGTGACCACGTTCGGGATGTCGGAGATCGGGCCGTGGGCGCTCGTCGAGCCAGCCACGCAGAGCGGCGACGTCGTGATGCGGATGCTGGCCCGGAACTCCATGTCCGAGAAGCTCGCCGCCGACATCGATGCCGCCGTGAAGCGCATCGTCGACCAGGCGTACGAGGTCGCCAAGGAGCACGTCAGGAGGAACCGCGCGGCGATCGACCAGCTGGTGGACGTGCTCATGGAGAAGGAGACGCTCTCCGGCGACGAGTTCagggccatcttgtccgagcaCGTGGACATCGTCAAGGAGCAGAGGGAGACGGCGGCCAGGACAGAGCTGGTCACCGCTTGA